In Saccharothrix syringae, the following are encoded in one genomic region:
- a CDS encoding GNAT family N-acetyltransferase — translation MRTPQHHATLRRQWSADLTPDQLYRVLRLRVEVFVVEQNCCYPELDGRDLEPGTRHLWVEAEDSAEPLAYLRLLEEPDGGFRIGRVCTARAARGRGYSRRLLEAALAEVGRAGCVLDAQTYVADFYAGFGFVPEGEEFMDDGIPHLRMRRSP, via the coding sequence GTGCGCACCCCACAACACCACGCGACCCTGCGCAGGCAGTGGTCCGCCGACCTGACCCCCGACCAGCTCTACCGCGTGCTCAGGCTGCGCGTCGAGGTGTTCGTGGTCGAGCAGAACTGCTGCTACCCCGAGCTGGACGGCCGTGACCTGGAGCCGGGCACCCGGCACCTCTGGGTCGAGGCCGAGGACTCGGCGGAGCCGCTGGCCTACCTGCGGCTGCTGGAGGAACCCGACGGCGGGTTCCGCATCGGCCGGGTCTGCACGGCCCGCGCCGCCCGCGGCCGCGGCTACAGCAGGCGGCTGCTGGAGGCGGCGCTGGCCGAGGTCGGGCGGGCGGGGTGCGTGCTCGACGCGCAGACCTACGTGGCCGACTTCTACGCCGGCTTCGGCTTCGTGCCCGAGGGCGAGGAGTTCATGGACGACGGGATACCGCACCTGCGGATGCGCCGGTCTCCGTGA
- a CDS encoding S1 family peptidase, with protein MRLAALLVTLMMALVGTATADERVVGGDRVSIDDHPWVVYLTDTSGFQFCGGTLVAPDKVVTAAHCAVGRTARNTRVVVGREDKKSTAGVVTRLSGIWVHPSYVTADQGADVAVLTLRDRMSERPLPLAGPGDEALYAPGTPGHILGWGRISEQGPVSQYLLGATVPVMADGDCADAYFQFHADEMVCAGYLEGGVDTCQGDSGGPLEAGGRLIGVTSWGEGCARENRPGVYSKVIRFHDVLLEQVNGEG; from the coding sequence ATGCGGCTCGCCGCGTTGTTGGTGACGTTGATGATGGCGCTCGTGGGCACCGCCACGGCGGACGAGCGGGTGGTGGGCGGTGACCGCGTGTCCATCGACGACCACCCGTGGGTGGTCTACCTGACGGACACGAGCGGCTTCCAGTTCTGCGGCGGCACGCTGGTGGCGCCGGACAAGGTGGTCACGGCCGCGCACTGCGCGGTCGGCCGCACCGCCCGCAACACCCGCGTCGTGGTGGGCCGGGAGGACAAGAAGAGCACGGCGGGCGTGGTGACCCGGCTCAGCGGGATCTGGGTCCACCCCTCGTACGTGACCGCGGACCAGGGCGCGGACGTCGCCGTGCTGACGCTGCGCGACCGGATGTCCGAGCGACCGCTGCCGCTGGCCGGCCCGGGGGACGAGGCGCTGTACGCGCCGGGCACCCCCGGGCACATCCTCGGCTGGGGCCGCATCAGCGAGCAGGGCCCGGTGTCGCAGTACCTGCTGGGCGCGACCGTGCCGGTGATGGCGGACGGGGACTGCGCGGACGCCTACTTCCAGTTCCACGCGGACGAGATGGTCTGCGCCGGCTACCTGGAGGGCGGCGTGGACACCTGCCAGGGCGACTCCGGCGGTCCCCTGGAGGCCGGCGGCAGGCTGATCGGCGTCACCTCGTGGGGCGAGGGCTGCGCCCGCGAGAACCGGCCCGGCGTCTACAGCAAGGTCATCAGGTTCCACGACGTGCTGCTGGAGCAGGTGAACGGCGAGGGGTGA
- a CDS encoding M48 family metallopeptidase, with amino-acid sequence MGEDIEQRSTARVRFPGISPRAYEHPVDRGALAVLRAVPGIGPVLQAVAGAFTERGERLVYLASSIRVGPKQYPRLDRLRLETAATLDVDPVPELFVRRDPVPNAVTLGIDKPFIVLTTGLVDLLDQDGLRFAIGHEMGHVLSGHALYRTILQRLMQVQYGLGWMPVGYWAIRAVIAALGEWYRKTELTCDRAGLLCVQDPAAGLRAHVAMAGGMDLSEVDTAEFLNQAREYDRVEDVRDSVLKLIRTWPLTHPLAVVRAAELQRWAASGEYRAILTGEYPRREDDRPTSTFTEDIKAAARSYKESAAQSEDPLMKVFNELGGVVAGAADKVRSKFGGNQAEQSS; translated from the coding sequence ATGGGTGAGGACATCGAGCAGCGGTCCACGGCGCGCGTGCGCTTCCCGGGCATCAGCCCGCGGGCGTACGAGCACCCGGTGGACCGGGGGGCGCTGGCGGTCCTGCGGGCGGTGCCGGGCATCGGCCCGGTGCTGCAGGCGGTGGCGGGCGCGTTCACCGAGCGCGGCGAGCGGCTGGTCTACCTGGCGTCGTCGATCCGGGTGGGGCCGAAGCAGTACCCGCGGCTGGACCGGCTGCGGCTGGAGACCGCGGCGACGCTGGACGTCGACCCGGTGCCGGAGCTGTTCGTCCGCCGCGACCCGGTGCCCAACGCGGTGACGCTGGGCATCGACAAGCCGTTCATCGTGCTGACCACGGGGCTGGTCGACCTGCTCGACCAGGACGGCCTGCGGTTCGCCATCGGCCACGAGATGGGGCACGTGCTGTCCGGGCACGCCCTGTACCGGACGATCCTCCAGCGCCTGATGCAGGTGCAGTACGGCCTGGGCTGGATGCCCGTCGGCTACTGGGCGATCCGCGCGGTCATCGCGGCGCTGGGCGAGTGGTACCGCAAGACCGAGCTGACCTGCGACCGCGCCGGCCTGCTGTGCGTGCAGGACCCGGCGGCGGGCCTGCGGGCGCACGTGGCGATGGCGGGCGGCATGGACCTCAGCGAGGTCGACACGGCCGAGTTCCTCAACCAGGCCAGGGAGTACGACCGGGTCGAGGACGTGCGCGACTCGGTGCTCAAGCTGATCCGCACCTGGCCGCTGACCCACCCGCTGGCCGTGGTGCGCGCGGCCGAGCTGCAGCGGTGGGCGGCGAGCGGGGAGTACCGGGCCATCCTCACCGGCGAGTACCCGCGCCGCGAGGACGACCGGCCGACGAGCACGTTCACCGAGGACATCAAGGCGGCGGCCCGGTCCTACAAGGAGTCGGCGGCCCAGTCGGAGGACCCGCTGATGAAGGTCTTCAACGAGCTGGGCGGCGTGGTGGCCGGCGCGGCGGACAAGGTGCGTAGCAAGTTCGGTGGAAATCAGGCCGAACAGAGCAGTTGA
- a CDS encoding quinone oxidoreductase family protein: MRAVRYSEFGPAGVLRVEEVPDPVPGPGQVPVRVTAIGLNYGETVIRSGAAGRVVPWFDLRPGAFNAEVVGVTDDGRRLIGYSAEGYAELGLLPEDAVEVPDGVSDHEALALHLQGTTALRAVEQARVAAGERVLVEAAAGGVGSLAVQLARRAGAVVVAAARGRRKLELARELGAHEVVDYGEPDWTAGVEPVDVVLSSSGREIARQSFELLRDDVGRLVLFGFASGEPVDITANDVYRKHVAVIGLFNPLDPDDLRRLFALDLKPVLGESLPLADAARGHELLEGRATTGKLVLVP, encoded by the coding sequence GTGCGAGCGGTGCGGTACTCCGAGTTCGGTCCGGCGGGCGTGCTGCGGGTCGAGGAGGTGCCCGACCCGGTGCCCGGTCCCGGGCAGGTGCCGGTGCGGGTGACCGCGATCGGCCTCAACTACGGCGAGACGGTGATCCGCTCCGGCGCGGCGGGCCGGGTGGTGCCCTGGTTCGACCTGCGCCCCGGCGCGTTCAACGCCGAGGTGGTCGGCGTGACCGACGACGGCAGGCGGCTGATCGGCTACTCCGCCGAGGGCTACGCCGAGCTGGGCCTGCTGCCCGAGGACGCGGTGGAGGTGCCGGACGGCGTGTCCGACCACGAGGCGCTGGCCCTCCACCTCCAGGGCACCACGGCCCTGCGCGCGGTCGAGCAGGCACGCGTCGCGGCCGGCGAGCGGGTCCTGGTGGAGGCGGCCGCGGGCGGGGTGGGCAGCCTGGCCGTGCAGCTCGCGCGGCGCGCCGGGGCCGTCGTGGTGGCCGCCGCGCGCGGCAGGCGGAAGCTGGAGCTGGCCCGCGAGCTGGGCGCGCACGAGGTCGTCGACTACGGCGAACCCGACTGGACCGCCGGGGTCGAGCCGGTGGACGTGGTGCTCTCCTCGTCCGGCCGCGAGATCGCCCGCCAGTCCTTCGAGCTGCTGCGCGACGACGTGGGGCGGCTGGTGCTGTTCGGCTTCGCCAGCGGCGAGCCGGTGGACATCACCGCCAATGACGTCTACCGCAAGCACGTGGCGGTGATCGGCCTGTTCAACCCGCTCGACCCGGACGACCTGCGCCGCCTGTTCGCCCTGGACCTCAAGCCGGTGCTGGGCGAGTCGCTACCGCTGGCCGACGCCGCCCGGGGCCACGAGCTGCTGGAGGGCCGCGCCACCACCGGCAAGTTGGTCCTGGTCCCCTAG
- a CDS encoding cytochrome P450, with amino-acid sequence MDLFQPAPEQLRSLRERAPVHRDERTGLWLVSRYRDVRAVLADPRRFHPDNALTAVVPIPGPVLRVLARAGFSLPPTLANNGTPTHAGLRRLVARFLTPARVAAVGPRIAELTARRLAGLTGTADLHPVLARDLPAVVLLEVLGIRDVAVDALKAWSTASLELFWGDVTPERQHELAGPAAGFHRWLTGRIRAADPRGDDLFGALRAEGVPLRDAAGLCYFLLIAGQETTTQLLCAAFHAVLRHGDLWSRLGEPGVAAACVEEVLRREPPVSTWRRVAAEPVTLSGVDLPAGAPLLLMLAGSGSDPEAFDEPERFCPGRPGARRHLAFGHGRHFCLGAGLARLEAEVVLRETARRFPRLRLASADPPPMLGLLSFRAPSSVEVVLGDQDQLAGGGAALQQLVAPGGVGQR; translated from the coding sequence GTGGACCTCTTCCAGCCCGCGCCGGAGCAGTTGCGGTCGCTGCGCGAGCGGGCGCCCGTGCACCGGGACGAGCGCACGGGGTTGTGGCTGGTCAGCCGGTACCGCGACGTGCGGGCGGTGCTGGCCGACCCGCGCCGGTTCCACCCCGACAACGCGCTGACCGCGGTCGTCCCGATCCCGGGCCCGGTGCTGCGGGTGCTGGCCCGCGCCGGGTTCTCGCTGCCGCCGACGCTGGCCAACAACGGCACCCCCACCCACGCCGGCCTGCGGCGCCTGGTCGCCCGGTTCCTCACGCCCGCGCGGGTGGCCGCGGTCGGGCCGCGGATCGCGGAGCTGACCGCGCGGCGGCTGGCCGGGCTGACCGGGACGGCGGACCTGCACCCGGTGCTGGCCCGCGACCTGCCCGCGGTGGTGCTGCTGGAGGTGCTGGGCATCCGGGACGTGGCCGTCGACGCGCTGAAGGCGTGGAGCACCGCGTCGCTGGAGCTGTTCTGGGGTGACGTGACGCCGGAGCGGCAGCACGAGCTGGCCGGGCCGGCCGCCGGGTTCCACCGGTGGCTCACCGGGCGCATCAGGGCCGCCGACCCGCGCGGCGACGACCTGTTCGGCGCGCTGCGCGCCGAGGGCGTGCCGCTGCGGGACGCGGCCGGGCTGTGCTACTTCCTGCTGATCGCGGGCCAGGAGACGACGACGCAGCTGCTGTGCGCGGCGTTCCACGCGGTGCTGCGGCACGGCGACCTGTGGTCGCGGCTGGGCGAGCCGGGCGTGGCGGCGGCGTGCGTGGAGGAGGTGCTGCGGCGCGAGCCGCCGGTCAGCACGTGGCGGCGGGTCGCGGCCGAGCCCGTCACCCTGTCGGGGGTGGACCTGCCCGCGGGCGCCCCGCTGCTGCTGATGCTGGCGGGCAGCGGGTCGGACCCCGAGGCGTTCGACGAGCCCGAGCGGTTCTGCCCGGGCCGGCCGGGGGCGCGCAGGCACCTGGCGTTCGGCCACGGCAGGCACTTCTGCCTGGGCGCGGGACTGGCGCGGCTGGAGGCGGAGGTGGTGCTGCGGGAGACCGCGCGCCGGTTCCCCCGCCTGCGCCTGGCCTCCGCCGACCCGCCGCCGATGCTGGGCCTGCTGTCGTTCCGCGCGCCGTCGAGCGTCGAGGTGGTGCTAGGGGACCAGGACCAACTTGCCGGTGGTGGCGCGGCCCTCCAGCAGCTCGTGGCCCCGGGCGGCGTCGGCCAGCGGTAG
- a CDS encoding S1 family peptidase: MRISAPIFAVLVLLFSGLPADAVVGGREAPPTPWVVALFDRAGTFFCGGALIAPDKVVTAAHCLVERTPVTRRDREAGELTAVAGRADLDTRAGRSSRVTAIWRHPAFTAVASGDDLATLTLAQPLPYEPVRVAGPRPGLAVVYGWGRTGELQAPSRVLREVDVPIRADAECAALVPGYRPGAMLCAGYPEGGKDACEGDSGGPLVVDGALVGVVSYGHGCARPDQPGVYTAVANYRTQI; the protein is encoded by the coding sequence ATGCGCATCAGCGCGCCGATCTTCGCCGTCCTCGTGCTGCTCTTCTCCGGGCTGCCCGCCGACGCGGTCGTCGGCGGCCGGGAGGCGCCGCCCACGCCGTGGGTGGTCGCCCTGTTCGACCGGGCGGGCACCTTCTTCTGCGGCGGCGCGCTGATCGCCCCGGACAAGGTCGTCACCGCCGCGCACTGCCTGGTCGAGCGCACGCCCGTGACCAGGCGCGACCGGGAGGCCGGCGAGCTGACCGCGGTCGCCGGCCGCGCCGACCTGGACACCCGGGCGGGCCGCTCCAGCCGGGTCACGGCCATCTGGCGGCACCCCGCCTTCACCGCGGTCGCCTCGGGCGACGACCTGGCGACCCTCACCCTGGCCCAGCCGCTGCCCTACGAGCCGGTCCGGGTCGCCGGGCCGCGCCCCGGCCTCGCCGTGGTCTACGGCTGGGGCCGCACCGGCGAGCTCCAGGCGCCCAGCCGCGTGCTGCGCGAGGTCGACGTGCCGATCCGCGCCGACGCCGAGTGCGCGGCCCTGGTCCCGGGCTACCGGCCCGGCGCGATGCTGTGCGCGGGCTACCCCGAGGGCGGCAAGGACGCCTGCGAGGGCGACTCGGGCGGCCCGCTGGTGGTCGACGGCGCGCTGGTCGGCGTGGTGTCCTACGGCCACGGCTGCGCCCGCCCGGACCAGCCCGGCGTCTACACCGCGGTGGCGAACTACCGCACGCAGATCTGA
- a CDS encoding 8-amino-7-oxononanoate synthase yields the protein MSVSTGESVFDWIDTRAEARAKAGLARRVRPRPADSADLDLASNDYLGLARDKRVAGAAAAAALRWGAGSTGSRLVTGSTELHTELEYELANFCGAQSALVFSSGYAANLGALTALTGPGTAIVADQHIHASLIDGTRLSKADVVVAGHCDVPKVAHALATRGKRRALVVTDSVFSVDGDLAPLAELAAACREHSSALVVDDAHGLGVLGEGGRGAVHAAGLAKAPDVVTTVTLSKSLGAQGGAVLGPSRVIRHLVDTARTFIFDTGLAPSSAAAALAALKVLREEPDRPARALGVARELASRLREQGLRVSAPTAAVVSVQAPSPEAAVGWAEACRGRGVVVGCFRPPSVPDGISRLRLTARADLTEADVERAVRVITETGASAGAVSRRP from the coding sequence GTGAGTGTGAGCACAGGTGAGTCGGTGTTCGACTGGATCGACACGCGCGCCGAAGCCCGCGCGAAGGCGGGTCTCGCGCGCCGCGTCCGGCCCCGCCCGGCCGACTCCGCGGACCTCGACCTGGCGTCGAACGACTACCTGGGCCTGGCCCGCGACAAGCGGGTCGCCGGCGCCGCCGCCGCGGCCGCGCTGCGCTGGGGCGCGGGTTCCACCGGGTCGCGCCTGGTCACCGGCTCCACCGAGCTGCACACCGAGCTGGAGTACGAACTGGCGAACTTCTGCGGCGCGCAGTCGGCGCTGGTGTTCTCCTCCGGCTACGCGGCCAACCTCGGCGCGCTGACCGCGCTCACCGGGCCGGGCACCGCGATCGTGGCCGACCAGCACATCCACGCCTCGCTGATCGACGGCACCCGGCTGTCCAAGGCCGACGTGGTGGTCGCCGGGCACTGCGACGTGCCGAAGGTGGCGCACGCCCTGGCCACCCGCGGCAAGCGGCGCGCGCTGGTGGTGACCGACTCGGTGTTCTCCGTGGACGGCGACCTCGCGCCGCTGGCCGAGCTGGCCGCCGCCTGCCGCGAGCACTCCTCCGCGCTGGTCGTGGACGACGCGCACGGCCTGGGCGTGCTGGGCGAGGGCGGGCGCGGCGCGGTGCACGCCGCGGGCCTGGCCAAGGCGCCGGACGTGGTGACCACGGTGACGCTGTCCAAGTCGCTGGGCGCGCAGGGCGGCGCGGTGCTCGGGCCGAGCCGGGTGATCCGGCACCTGGTGGACACCGCGCGCACGTTCATCTTCGACACCGGCCTGGCCCCGTCGAGCGCGGCGGCGGCGCTGGCCGCGCTGAAGGTGCTGCGGGAGGAGCCGGACCGGCCGGCGCGCGCCCTGGGCGTGGCGCGGGAACTGGCGTCCCGGCTGCGCGAGCAGGGCCTGCGGGTGAGCGCGCCGACCGCGGCCGTGGTGTCGGTCCAGGCGCCCTCGCCGGAGGCCGCGGTGGGCTGGGCCGAGGCGTGCCGGGGCCGGGGCGTGGTGGTGGGCTGCTTCCGGCCGCCGTCGGTGCCCGACGGGATCTCCCGGCTGCGGCTGACCGCTCGCGCCGACCTCACCGAGGCCGACGTCGAGCGGGCCGTGCGGGTGATCACGGAGACCGGCGCATCCGCAGGTGCGGTATCCCGTCGTCCATGA
- a CDS encoding alpha/beta hydrolase, with the protein MDAIEDPADVLGPGYQTRRLPLNGDLEAVLVRRRARTPNRGAVLYVHGFADYFFQTHVAEHFTERHFDFYAVDLRAYGRSLRPGQVACYVTDLTEHFEEIDAAVRVIREEDGHRSLVVVGHSTGGLTASLWAHERRDDDVLDALVLNSPWLDLAEPWLLRTAGTVLVRAVGRVAPRLVLRPGLGPVYGHSIHRDHHGEWDFDTAWKPVEAFPVHAGWLRAVRRGHARLHRGLDVRVPVLLLRSGRSHLRARAWTAEAMTADTVLDVAHMQRWGPKIGRDVRIVAVEGGMHDLFLSAEPVRRRALAEVDEFLDSI; encoded by the coding sequence GTGGACGCGATCGAGGACCCGGCGGACGTGCTCGGCCCCGGCTACCAGACCCGCAGGCTGCCGCTGAACGGCGACCTGGAGGCGGTGCTGGTGCGCCGCCGCGCGCGGACGCCGAACCGGGGCGCGGTGCTGTACGTGCACGGGTTCGCCGACTACTTCTTCCAGACCCACGTGGCCGAGCACTTCACCGAGCGGCACTTCGACTTCTACGCCGTCGACCTGCGCGCGTACGGGCGGTCGCTGCGGCCGGGCCAGGTGGCGTGCTACGTCACCGACCTGACCGAGCACTTCGAGGAGATCGACGCCGCGGTGCGGGTGATCCGCGAGGAGGACGGCCACCGGTCGCTGGTGGTGGTGGGCCACTCCACCGGCGGGCTGACCGCGAGCCTGTGGGCGCACGAGCGGCGCGACGACGACGTGCTCGACGCGCTGGTGCTCAACAGCCCGTGGCTGGACCTGGCCGAGCCGTGGCTGCTGCGCACCGCGGGCACGGTGCTGGTCCGGGCGGTCGGCCGGGTCGCGCCGCGCCTGGTGCTGCGGCCCGGCCTGGGCCCGGTGTACGGCCACAGCATCCACCGCGACCACCACGGCGAGTGGGACTTCGACACCGCGTGGAAGCCGGTCGAGGCGTTCCCGGTGCACGCCGGGTGGTTGCGCGCGGTGCGCCGCGGCCACGCCCGGCTGCACCGCGGCCTGGACGTGCGGGTGCCGGTGCTGCTGCTGCGCTCGGGGCGCAGCCACCTGCGCGCCAGGGCGTGGACGGCCGAGGCGATGACCGCGGACACCGTGCTGGACGTGGCGCACATGCAGCGGTGGGGCCCGAAGATCGGCCGGGACGTGCGCATCGTGGCCGTCGAGGGCGGGATGCACGACCTGTTCCTGTCCGCGGAGCCGGTGCGCCGGCGGGCGCTGGCCGAGGTGGACGAGTTCCTGGACTCGATCTGA
- a CDS encoding LysE family translocator: MHLDLTQLPAFLIACAVVILTPGVDAFLLLRTSMHAGTRAGLLALAGIHTAALLQVALVISGVGALIARYPAALTALRWVGAAYLLYLAVTITRGLLRRTTEAAEVVAHRPFRQGFLTNITNPKMLLFSLAFLPQFIGTGDAAPQLALLAAVFLGLAALWELMIVIAAARVAGSLRRRGVTTALDAVCAAVFLTMSIGLVL; the protein is encoded by the coding sequence ATGCACCTCGACCTCACCCAGCTCCCGGCGTTCCTCATCGCGTGCGCGGTGGTGATCCTGACGCCCGGCGTCGACGCCTTCCTCCTGCTGCGCACGTCGATGCACGCCGGGACGCGCGCCGGCCTGCTGGCCCTGGCCGGCATCCACACCGCGGCGCTGCTCCAGGTGGCGCTGGTGATCTCGGGCGTCGGCGCGCTGATCGCGCGCTACCCGGCGGCGCTGACCGCGCTGCGCTGGGTGGGCGCCGCATACCTGCTCTACCTGGCCGTGACGATCACCCGCGGCCTGCTGCGGCGCACGACAGAGGCGGCGGAGGTGGTCGCGCACCGGCCGTTCCGGCAGGGGTTCCTGACCAACATCACCAACCCGAAGATGCTGCTGTTCTCGCTGGCGTTCCTGCCGCAGTTCATCGGCACCGGCGACGCCGCGCCCCAGTTGGCACTGCTGGCCGCGGTGTTCCTCGGGCTGGCCGCGCTGTGGGAGCTGATGATCGTAATCGCCGCGGCCCGCGTGGCGGGCTCCCTGCGCCGGCGCGGCGTGACCACGGCGCTGGACGCGGTGTGCGCGGCGGTGTTCCTGACCATGTCGATCGGCCTGGTGCTCTGA
- a CDS encoding TetR/AcrR family transcriptional regulator: MRKDAARNHAAILGAAVRLIVERGPEGFSMEDVATAAGVGKGTVFRRFGDREGLVRAVVDGSSERWRAESRELLEADHLPAEERVITYVATLFDHVVAALPLVMALERVSARSIACDADAELTHARLVALVGRVKPGADVEFLAHALLAGLRAEVVHHLVHRCGLGVARVRAGVLSVARAVLAGEAEPAGGGPSGE, translated from the coding sequence ATGCGGAAGGACGCCGCGCGCAACCACGCCGCGATCCTGGGGGCCGCCGTTCGGCTGATCGTCGAGCGCGGCCCCGAGGGCTTCTCGATGGAGGACGTCGCGACGGCCGCCGGGGTCGGCAAGGGGACGGTGTTCCGCCGGTTCGGCGACCGCGAGGGGCTGGTGCGGGCGGTCGTCGACGGGAGTTCCGAGCGGTGGCGGGCCGAGTCGCGGGAGCTGCTGGAGGCGGACCACCTGCCGGCGGAGGAGCGGGTGATCACGTACGTGGCCACCCTGTTCGACCACGTGGTGGCCGCCCTGCCGCTGGTGATGGCGCTGGAGCGGGTGTCCGCGCGCAGCATCGCCTGCGACGCCGACGCCGAGCTGACCCACGCGCGACTGGTGGCGCTGGTCGGGCGGGTCAAGCCGGGGGCGGACGTGGAGTTCCTGGCGCACGCGCTGCTGGCCGGGCTGCGGGCGGAGGTGGTGCACCACCTGGTCCACCGGTGCGGGCTGGGGGTGGCGCGGGTGCGGGCCGGGGTGCTGTCCGTGGCGCGGGCGGTGCTGGCGGGGGAGGCGGAGCCCGCCGGAGGCGGTCCGTCAGGCGAATGA